The nucleotide window ACCGGTATTGCTCGCCGAGCCAGAGGGGGGCGAGGCCCACCTCTTCGCCGGCGCGCTGCAGGGCGGTAAAGTCGACGTGGGCGGTGATGTCCTGGCAGCCGACATGCCGGTAGGGGTTCTCACCCGAGCTATGCCTATGGTAGCACATCAGGGTGCCGTTGCGCCGCCAGGGGGCGTAGAGCTCCGCGGCCGGGTAGCCGTAATCGACGGTCAGCACGAAGCCCCGCCCGAGCAGCCGGCCGACCTCCTGCATCCAGCGCACCGCCTGCAGGTTGACCTCGGCCCGGTTGCCCTCGACCGGCGCCGTCCCCAGCCAGCGGAAATGTTCGGCAATCGCCGGTGTCGAGAGCGGGTGCAGCTCTTCGGCAAAGCCGTCGCCGGCCGCCACCACATACACCTCTTTCAATTCACCTTCGTGCTTTTCCACGACATGCACGGGGAAGGCGTCGGCCAGCTCGTTGGAGAGGACGCACCCCGCCATCCCGGCGAGTTCCTCCAGCGTGCACCAGCCGAGCCGCTCGCGGTGCCCGGCGAGCTGCTGCGCCTGGCGCGCCCGGTTGTCGGGGCTGATTTCCACCAGTTGATAGCGCAGCTGGGCGTAGAAGTCGGGGGCCTCGGCGCGGACGGCATCGAGGATGTCGAGGGCCAGGTGCCCCTCCCCGGCTCCCTGCTCGGCGACGGTGAACGCTCCCCGCCCGAGCAGCTCCCACATCTGGCGCAGCTGCCTGGCGATGAGACGGCCGAACAGGGCATGGACGCTGCTGGAGGTGAAGAAATCCCCCTCCCGGCCGATCCGGCTGCGGGGCGCCATGTAATAGCCGTATTCGGGATGATACAGGCAGAGGGCCATGAACTCGGCAAAAGGGATGCCGCCTCCCGCCTCGGCAATGCGGCGGCGGATCAGCTCTTCGAGTTCCGGCTTGCTCTCGGTGGCGGTCGTGGTCATGCGGTCGCTTCCTTTGGCCAGTGGAAAGAGGGGGGATTTTAACCTAGAGGGGGAGAGATGACAAGGGGGAGGAGCCGGGAAAATTTGGTGAAGGTCCGGGCCGGGAAAATTGACCGATGACGCGGGGGGAGCGCGGATCGGGGGCGCCGGCGTAAAATGAAGTCAGGAAGCACTCCATTCGGGAGGCGCAACGATGAAAGAGGCGGAACTGAAAGGGATATGGGACAGGATACGGGGCGTGGTCATGGAGCTCGGCGGAGAATTGACCGGGGACGGGCGGGAGTTCGCCGCCGGCCAGCGCGAAGAGCTCATCGGCAAGCTGGAGGAGTACTACGGCATGAGCCGCGCGGAGGCGCAGCGGGAGGTGGAGAAATTCTTCGAGCGGGAACAGTAGGGCAGAGGCGAGGCTGGTTGGTGCCCCTTTTTCGTCCGCCCCGGCATCACCTCAATCCTCCCCGTCTTCGGAGTCGCTCCGGAGCAGGGAGGCGCGGCGCACCGGACGGTTGCCGAAACGCTCCGCCAGCCGGTCGAGGGACCGGTCGAGGTCGGCGAGCCGCTGGCTCTTCTCGTCCGGGAAGAGGGTAGCCTGGCCCTGCGCCGCCGGCTCCGGCTCGCCCACGCTCAGGCCGAGCAGACGCACCGGGCGGCTGCCTGCCTCGGTCCTGGCCAGCAACTCGAGTCCCGCCCGGTAGAGGAGCAGCCCGTTGGCGGTCGGTTCCGCAAGGGTCAGCCGGCGGGTGACCGTCTCGAAATCGCCGTAGCGGACCTTCAGGGTGACGACGCGCCCTGCCAGGCCCTGGCGGCGCAGCCGGGCGGCCACCTTTTCGGCCTGGGCCAGCAACTGGCGCTGCAGGGCTTCGCGGCTGGTCAGGTCGGCGGCGAAGGTCGCCTCGGCGCCGAAGGATTTGGCCGGCTGGTCGACCTCGACCTGCCGGTCGTCCTCGCCGCGGGCCAGGCGGTAGAGGCGCCCGCCCCAGACGCCGAAGAGGCGGACCAGCTGCGCCTCCGGCAGCCGGCGCAGATCCGCCACGCTGCGGCAGCCGAGCCGCTGGAGCTGCTCCGCGGCCTTGGCGCCGACGCCCCAGATCCGCTCGACCGGCAGGGGGAGAAGGAAGGCGTCCACCTGCTCCGGGGCGATCTCCAGCAGGCCGTCCGGCTTGGCACTCTCCGAGGCGAGCTTGGCCAGAAACTTGTTCGGCGCCACCCCGGCGCTGACCGCCAGACCCAGCTCCGCCCGGACCTCCCGCCGGATCCGCGCCGCAATCGCCGCCGCCGGGCCGAAGAGGCGCTCGCAGCCGGCCACATCCAGAAAGGCCTCGTCCACCGACAGCGGCTCGATGCGGTCGGTGTAGCGGGCAAAAATGCCGAAGACCTGCCGCGAGACCTCCTGGTAGCGCGCCATGCGCACCGGCAGCACCACCGCCTCGGGGCAGAGCCGCACGGCCCGGCGCATCGGCATGGCCGACCGCACCCCGAAGGGCCTCGCCTCGTAGGAGCAGGCCGAGACCACGCCCCGCTCCAGGCTGCCGCCGACGATCACCGGCCGGCCGCGCAACGCAGGGTTGTCCAGCTGCTCCACCGACGCGTAGAAGGCGTCCATGTCGAGATGGATGATGCTGTTGGTCATGGTGCGGCCTGACGTTGGAGGGGCAAGAAGGTTTGACGGGAGGGATTCTGGCATGTTCAGGGGCGGGAGGCAAGATGCCAGGCAAGTTCGCAAATTGGGAAACAGGATGAAGCCTGAATTTATCCTTCGCCCAGTTGGTAAAAACGTGCCAGCAGATCGTGTTTAACCTGTCGATGAAAGCCAACCGTTTCGGAATCGCCCCGGCCGCCGCCCCTGAAGAGGGCCCTCATATTCCTTGCCGAGACGGTCCTCGCCAAACTCCCGTCATCTATCTGGCGCCTTACCAACAGATACCGCGGCCAGATTTGGTCGCTACCCGGCTATCGCTCCCTCCCCGCTTCATGCCAGGCTTTCCTGACCGGCGAGAGCAGGTACTCCAGCACGGTGCGATCCCCGAGGCGGATCTCCGCTTGAGTTTGCATGCCGGCGGTGAGTTGGTAATGCTCACCGCCCGTATCCAACCGCATAGATTTCAACGCCACCAGCGCCCGGTAGACCAGCGGCTGGCCTTTCCGCGCCGCGTCGGCCGGTGAACTGGCATTGCCCGTGGCAGCAGTGTCCGCCGCGTCGGCGCTCACATGTTCGACCATCCCGTTGAGCATGCCGTATTTCTGAAAGGGGAAGGCGGCGAACTTGAGTTTCACCGGCTGCCCCTTTCGGACAAAGCCGATGTCTTCGTTGGAGACCCAGACCTCGGCCCGCAGGGTCTCTTCCTTCGGCACCA belongs to Desulfuromonadales bacterium and includes:
- a CDS encoding SAM-dependent methyltransferase: MTTTATESKPELEELIRRRIAEAGGGIPFAEFMALCLYHPEYGYYMAPRSRIGREGDFFTSSSVHALFGRLIARQLRQMWELLGRGAFTVAEQGAGEGHLALDILDAVRAEAPDFYAQLRYQLVEISPDNRARQAQQLAGHRERLGWCTLEELAGMAGCVLSNELADAFPVHVVEKHEGELKEVYVVAAGDGFAEELHPLSTPAIAEHFRWLGTAPVEGNRAEVNLQAVRWMQEVGRLLGRGFVLTVDYGYPAAELYAPWRRNGTLMCYHRHSSGENPYRHVGCQDITAHVDFTALQRAGEEVGLAPLWLGEQYRFLLALGFVEALIELQAREPDEKNARALRLTLKNLILPDGGMGETFKVLIQGKGVGSPELLCSRSLQSIPLPSAGF
- the dinB gene encoding DNA polymerase IV translates to MTNSIIHLDMDAFYASVEQLDNPALRGRPVIVGGSLERGVVSACSYEARPFGVRSAMPMRRAVRLCPEAVVLPVRMARYQEVSRQVFGIFARYTDRIEPLSVDEAFLDVAGCERLFGPAAAIAARIRREVRAELGLAVSAGVAPNKFLAKLASESAKPDGLLEIAPEQVDAFLLPLPVERIWGVGAKAAEQLQRLGCRSVADLRRLPEAQLVRLFGVWGGRLYRLARGEDDRQVEVDQPAKSFGAEATFAADLTSREALQRQLLAQAEKVAARLRRQGLAGRVVTLKVRYGDFETVTRRLTLAEPTANGLLLYRAGLELLARTEAGSRPVRLLGLSVGEPEPAAQGQATLFPDEKSQRLADLDRSLDRLAERFGNRPVRRASLLRSDSEDGED